From one Bacteroidota bacterium genomic stretch:
- the rplC gene encoding 50S ribosomal protein L3, which produces MSGLIGRKIGMTSVFNKDGKQMACTVIEVGPCVVTQVKTEQTDGYNAVQLAYGEAREKNTPAARKGIFKKANTTPKQKLVEFKGFENALQLGEVITADLFAEGEFVDVVGTSKGKGFQGVVKRHGFGGVGMATHGQHDRQRAPGSIGASSDPSKVIKGMRMAGRMGGVRVKKTNLEILKVIKDQNLLVIKGSIPGAKGSFILLEK; this is translated from the coding sequence ATGTCAGGATTGATAGGAAGAAAAATAGGAATGACCAGTGTTTTCAATAAAGACGGTAAGCAAATGGCTTGTACGGTTATTGAAGTTGGACCTTGTGTTGTTACTCAGGTTAAAACTGAGCAAACAGACGGTTACAATGCTGTTCAGTTAGCGTATGGTGAAGCAAGAGAAAAAAACACACCCGCTGCGCGTAAAGGTATTTTCAAAAAAGCTAATACTACACCAAAACAAAAATTGGTTGAGTTCAAAGGTTTTGAAAATGCATTACAATTAGGTGAAGTTATTACTGCAGACTTATTTGCTGAAGGCGAATTTGTGGATGTAGTTGGTACTTCAAAAGGAAAAGGTTTTCAAGGTGTTGTAAAACGCCACGGTTTTGGTGGAGTTGGTATGGCTACACACGGACAACACGATAGACAAAGAGCTCCTGGTTCAATAGGTGCTTCTTCTGACCCTTCAAAAGTTATAAAAGGCATGAGAATGGCTGGTAGAATGGGTGGTGTTAGAGTTAAGAAAACCAATCTTGAAATTTTAAAAGTTATAAAAGATCAGAATCTTTTGGTTATAAAGGGGTCTATTCCTGGTGCTAAAGGTTCATTTATATTATTGGAGAAATAG
- the rplD gene encoding 50S ribosomal protein L4, which yields MELAVFNTTGTETGRKVTLSQDVFGIEPNDHAIYLDVKQFLANQRQGTHSSLERSMVSGSTKKLHRQKGTGGSRKGSIKSGTRVGGARIFGPQPRDYSFKLNKKLKQLARKSALAYKAKENNITVLENFSFDAPKTKNFVNILNSLKLNNTKTLIVIGDYNEFIYRSSRNLPKSKVVTAGDVNTYEILNAQKVILLENSLGVIDNLFNKVK from the coding sequence ATGGAATTAGCAGTATTTAACACAACAGGAACAGAAACAGGTCGTAAAGTTACTCTAAGTCAAGATGTATTTGGAATTGAGCCTAACGATCATGCAATATATTTAGATGTAAAACAGTTTTTAGCTAACCAACGTCAAGGTACACACTCTTCATTAGAGCGTAGCATGGTAAGTGGTTCAACTAAAAAATTACATCGCCAAAAAGGAACAGGTGGATCTCGTAAAGGTAGTATCAAATCAGGTACTCGTGTTGGTGGAGCCAGAATATTTGGACCACAACCAAGAGATTACAGTTTCAAATTGAACAAAAAATTAAAGCAATTGGCTCGTAAGTCAGCTTTAGCTTATAAAGCAAAAGAAAATAACATTACCGTGTTAGAGAACTTTAGTTTTGATGCTCCAAAAACAAAGAATTTTGTAAATATTTTAAATAGCTTAAAATTAAACAATACAAAAACTTTAATTGTAATTGGTGACTATAACGAGTTTATCTATCGCTCTAGCCGTAACTTACCAAAATCAAAAGTGGTAACTGCGGGCGATGTTAATACCTACGAAATTTTAAATGCTCAAAAGGTAATTTTACTTGAAAATTC
- the fusA gene encoding elongation factor G — protein MSRDLKLTRNIGIAAHIDAGKTTTTERILYYSGVNHKIGEVHDGASTMDWMVQEAERGITITSAATTVPWAYRGNKYQINIIDTPGHVDFTVEVNRSLRVLDGLVFLFSAVDGVEPQSETNWRLANNYNVARLGFVNKMDRSGADFLNVVKQVKEMLGSNAVPLQLPIGAEDGFKGVVDLINFRGMVWNEHDKGMTFQEIPIPEDMMEESLMWREKLLEAVSEYDDKLMEKFFEDPTSISEREILDALRAAVIDMKIVPMLCGSSFKNKGVQTMLDLVMELLPSPMDKQSVTGINPDTNEEVTRKPSYDEPFAALAFKIATDPFVGRLAFMRAYSGKLDAGSYVLNTRSGNKERISRIFQMHANKQNPIDSLGAGDIGAAVGFKDIKTGDTLCDEKFPIVLESMDFPEPVIGLAVEPKTQADSDKLGMALAKLAEEDPTFKVKTDEETGQTVISGMGELHLEIIVDRLRREFKVEVNQGAPQVSYKETITVPVTHRESYKKQSGGRGKFADIQFELIPGDPEKPGLEFVNQIVGGAIPKEFIPSVEKGFKGAMANGVLAGYAVESLKVRLFDGSFHAVDSDSLSFELAARMGFKEASRKAKPVLLEPIMKLEVLTPEENMGDVIGDLNRRRGQLEGMDSRAGSQVVKAKVPLAEMFGYVTQLRTLSSGRATSTMEFSHYTEAPKNVQDEILAKINGKAKA, from the coding sequence ATGTCTCGCGACTTAAAACTAACAAGAAATATAGGAATTGCAGCTCACATTGATGCAGGTAAAACTACTACAACTGAGCGTATATTATACTATTCTGGTGTTAACCATAAAATTGGTGAAGTACATGATGGTGCTTCTACAATGGACTGGATGGTACAGGAAGCTGAACGTGGTATAACAATCACTTCTGCTGCCACTACTGTGCCTTGGGCATACAGAGGTAACAAATACCAAATTAATATTATTGATACTCCTGGTCACGTTGATTTTACTGTAGAAGTAAATCGTTCATTACGTGTATTAGATGGTTTAGTTTTCTTATTTAGTGCTGTTGATGGTGTTGAGCCTCAATCAGAAACTAACTGGAGATTAGCCAATAACTATAACGTAGCTCGTTTAGGCTTCGTTAATAAAATGGACCGCTCTGGTGCCGATTTCTTAAACGTGGTAAAACAGGTTAAAGAAATGTTAGGTAGCAATGCAGTTCCTTTACAATTACCAATCGGTGCTGAAGATGGTTTCAAAGGAGTTGTTGATTTAATCAACTTCCGTGGAATGGTTTGGAATGAGCACGATAAAGGTATGACTTTCCAAGAAATTCCTATTCCTGAAGATATGATGGAAGAATCTCTTATGTGGAGAGAGAAATTGTTAGAAGCAGTTTCTGAGTATGATGATAAGTTGATGGAGAAATTCTTTGAAGATCCAACCAGCATATCAGAAAGAGAAATATTAGATGCATTAAGAGCTGCTGTTATTGATATGAAAATTGTTCCAATGTTATGTGGTTCATCTTTCAAAAATAAAGGCGTTCAAACCATGTTAGACTTAGTAATGGAATTATTACCAAGTCCAATGGATAAACAAAGTGTAACAGGTATTAATCCTGATACTAATGAAGAAGTAACACGTAAACCTTCTTATGATGAACCTTTTGCAGCGTTAGCTTTTAAAATTGCAACAGATCCATTTGTAGGCCGCTTAGCTTTCATGCGTGCATATTCAGGTAAATTAGATGCAGGTTCATACGTATTAAATACACGTAGTGGAAATAAAGAACGTATTTCTCGTATTTTCCAAATGCATGCTAACAAGCAAAATCCTATTGATAGTTTGGGTGCTGGAGATATTGGAGCAGCTGTAGGATTTAAAGATATAAAAACTGGAGATACTTTGTGTGATGAGAAATTCCCTATCGTATTAGAGTCGATGGATTTCCCTGAACCGGTTATTGGATTAGCTGTTGAGCCTAAAACCCAAGCAGATTCAGATAAATTAGGTATGGCTTTAGCGAAATTAGCTGAAGAGGATCCTACATTTAAAGTAAAAACAGATGAAGAAACAGGTCAAACTGTAATTTCAGGAATGGGTGAATTACACTTAGAAATTATTGTTGATCGTTTAAGAAGAGAATTTAAAGTTGAAGTTAACCAAGGAGCACCACAGGTTTCTTACAAAGAAACAATTACTGTTCCGGTTACTCACAGAGAGTCATATAAAAAACAATCAGGTGGTAGAGGTAAGTTTGCTGATATTCAATTTGAATTAATCCCAGGCGATCCAGAAAAACCAGGATTGGAATTTGTAAACCAAATTGTTGGTGGAGCTATTCCTAAAGAATTTATACCTTCTGTAGAAAAAGGTTTCAAAGGTGCAATGGCCAATGGTGTTTTAGCCGGCTATGCAGTTGAAAGTTTAAAAGTTCGTTTATTTGATGGTTCGTTCCACGCAGTGGATTCAGATTCATTATCTTTCGAATTAGCTGCAAGGATGGGTTTTAAAGAAGCATCAAGAAAAGCTAAACCAGTACTACTAGAGCCAATTATGAAATTAGAGGTGTTAACCCCTGAAGAAAATATGGGTGATGTAATAGGTGACTTGAACAGAAGACGTGGACAATTAGAGGGAATGGATAGCAGAGCAGGTTCACAAGTTGTGAAAGCAAAAGTACCTTTAGCAGAAATGTTTGGTTATGTTACTCAATTGAGAACTTTATCTTCAGGAAGAGCAACTTCTACAATGGAATTCAGCCATTACACTGAAGCTCCTAAGAATGTTCAAGATGAAATATTAGCAAAAATTAACGGAAAAGCAAAAGCTTAA
- the rpsJ gene encoding 30S ribosomal protein S10: MSQKIRIKLKSFDYNLVDKSAEKIVRTVKSTGAVVSGPIPLPTQKKIYTVLRSPHVNKKAREQFQLCSYKRILDIYSSTAKTVDALMKLELPSGVDVEIKV; the protein is encoded by the coding sequence GTGAGCCAAAAAATAAGAATTAAGTTAAAAAGTTTCGATTATAATTTAGTTGACAAATCAGCTGAAAAAATCGTTAGAACTGTAAAAAGCACTGGAGCTGTAGTTAGTGGTCCAATTCCACTTCCAACCCAAAAGAAAATTTATACAGTTTTACGTTCGCCACACGTAAATAAAAAGGCACGTGAACAATTTCAATTGTGTTCATACAAACGCATACTTGATATTTATAGCAGTACAGCAAAAACTGTTGATGCATTAATGAAATTAGAGTTGCCAAGTGGGGTAGACGTAGAAATTAAAGTTTGA
- the rpsG gene encoding 30S ribosomal protein S7, protein MRKSKPKKRILTPDPKFNDTLVTRFVNNMMWSGKKNTSFAIFYEALDKVEAKLQERGIDVWKKALNNVMPSVEVKARRVGGSTFQIPIEVPADRKVAVGMKWMILYSRRRSEKSMSDKLAAEIIAASKNEGASVKKREDTHKMADANKAFSHFKIS, encoded by the coding sequence ATGAGAAAATCAAAACCAAAAAAACGCATTTTAACTCCTGATCCAAAGTTCAACGATACTTTGGTTACAAGGTTTGTAAATAATATGATGTGGAGTGGAAAGAAAAATACTTCTTTCGCTATATTTTATGAAGCATTAGATAAAGTAGAAGCTAAATTACAAGAGCGCGGAATCGATGTTTGGAAAAAAGCATTAAATAATGTAATGCCTTCAGTAGAAGTAAAAGCTCGTAGAGTGGGTGGTTCTACTTTTCAAATTCCAATTGAAGTTCCTGCTGACAGAAAAGTAGCAGTAGGTATGAAATGGATGATTTTATACAGCCGCAGACGTAGTGAAAAATCTATGTCAGATAAATTGGCTGCTGAAATTATAGCTGCTTCTAAAAATGAAGGTGCTTCAGTAAAGAAAAGAGAAGATACACATAAAATGGCTGATGCCAATAAAGCGTTCTCTCATTTTAAAATATCATAA